A window of Candidatus Poribacteria bacterium contains these coding sequences:
- a CDS encoding beta-galactosidase produces the protein MPTQHLPRFPYGAVYFRKSYPPREDWERDYRTAFEDGMNTFRHWFLWSAIEIEPGVYDWDDYDRQLDLAAENGIATVIAEMITAAPEWAFRRFAHARFRTKDGAPVRSHWGGSSATGGFPGLCLDNDDWRDYAEGFLRALAERYRSHPGLGGYDIWNECFHSTSVCYCDATLAKFRDWLRRKYGDLRTLGAAWYRHSFAEWKDIDAPRNWAGNAECMDWQQFRIENAYEQMRWRADVIRGVDPDHAITAHGVAQTLSDMPSCCDEWRAASEVESWGFTWIAARKGDEPWKQWHAVDLVRAGARGKPFWHAEAQAGPLWMQPQVLNRTRDSGRIATPEDIRLWNLLSFAGGTRGWLCPRWRPLLDGPLFGAFGMYGMDGLRTDRSAMTSRIANWANSDETAALWRSVPVQGDIGIVVVPESQLFAQAQQGDTAYYTESARGAYQGFFENNIQADWVHIDHIHEYDALYLPYPVMLPREVTDRLIDWVKRGGSLISEGCPGYFGDRGRVGTRQPNLGLDALFGAVESYVEFTPDILGDLTFQVGDLRVRGGTFLQAFEPTSGTIAGRYADGKIAVVDNVYGSGRTRLIGTFPGAGMYRAPNDDSRRFYRELLSWCGREPQVTVSDQRVTARIQDGDGGTYLWAVNPTCERVSADVRLNGRWADLGPAESMWGETAFGEPGIVKVNVGDRDACIARLV, from the coding sequence ACTACCGTACCGCGTTCGAGGACGGTATGAACACCTTCCGGCACTGGTTCCTGTGGTCGGCGATCGAGATCGAGCCGGGAGTCTACGACTGGGACGACTACGACCGGCAGCTCGACCTCGCCGCCGAGAATGGCATCGCGACGGTCATCGCGGAGATGATCACCGCAGCGCCCGAATGGGCATTCCGCCGGTTCGCGCACGCTCGGTTCCGCACAAAGGATGGCGCACCTGTGCGAAGCCATTGGGGCGGCAGCAGCGCGACCGGTGGGTTCCCCGGACTCTGTCTCGACAACGACGATTGGCGCGATTATGCCGAAGGCTTTCTGCGCGCGCTTGCCGAGCGCTACCGCTCCCATCCTGGTTTGGGCGGGTACGACATCTGGAACGAGTGTTTCCACTCGACGTCAGTCTGCTACTGTGACGCGACGCTCGCGAAGTTTCGCGACTGGCTTCGGCGGAAATACGGCGATCTGCGCACGCTCGGAGCCGCGTGGTACCGGCACAGCTTCGCCGAGTGGAAAGACATCGACGCGCCGCGCAACTGGGCGGGCAACGCGGAGTGCATGGACTGGCAGCAATTCCGCATCGAGAACGCGTACGAGCAGATGCGTTGGCGCGCGGACGTGATTCGGGGCGTCGATCCCGACCACGCGATCACGGCGCATGGCGTCGCGCAGACGCTGTCGGACATGCCGAGCTGCTGCGACGAGTGGCGTGCCGCGTCAGAGGTCGAGAGCTGGGGGTTCACGTGGATCGCCGCGCGGAAGGGCGACGAGCCCTGGAAGCAGTGGCACGCCGTCGACCTGGTCCGCGCTGGAGCCCGAGGAAAGCCGTTCTGGCATGCCGAGGCGCAGGCAGGTCCCTTGTGGATGCAGCCCCAAGTGCTGAACCGAACGCGCGATAGCGGGCGGATCGCGACGCCTGAAGACATCCGGTTGTGGAACCTGCTGTCGTTCGCTGGAGGAACGCGCGGCTGGCTGTGTCCGCGATGGCGGCCGCTGCTCGACGGACCCCTGTTCGGCGCGTTCGGCATGTACGGGATGGACGGGTTGCGTACCGACAGGTCGGCGATGACCAGCCGCATCGCGAACTGGGCGAACTCGGACGAGACGGCGGCGCTCTGGCGATCTGTGCCAGTCCAGGGCGACATCGGCATCGTGGTCGTCCCCGAGTCGCAGTTGTTCGCGCAGGCGCAGCAGGGGGACACGGCGTACTACACGGAATCGGCGCGCGGAGCCTACCAGGGGTTCTTCGAAAACAACATCCAGGCGGACTGGGTACACATCGACCACATCCACGAGTACGACGCGCTCTACCTGCCGTACCCCGTCATGCTGCCACGAGAGGTCACCGACCGGCTCATCGACTGGGTCAAGCGAGGCGGATCGCTCATCTCGGAGGGATGCCCGGGCTACTTCGGCGATCGAGGTCGGGTCGGCACGCGACAGCCGAACCTCGGGCTCGACGCACTGTTCGGCGCTGTGGAGTCGTACGTCGAGTTCACCCCGGACATCCTGGGTGATCTGACGTTCCAGGTTGGAGATCTGCGCGTGCGCGGCGGCACGTTCCTGCAAGCCTTCGAGCCCACGTCGGGAACCATCGCCGGGCGGTACGCCGATGGGAAGATCGCCGTCGTGGACAACGTCTACGGCTCTGGCAGGACGCGGCTCATCGGAACCTTCCCCGGAGCCGGGATGTATCGCGCGCCGAACGACGATTCGAGGCGGTTCTACCGTGAGCTTCTGTCCTGGTGCGGCAGGGAGCCGCAGGTCACCGTATCGGACCAGCGTGTGACGGCGCGCATCCAAGACGGCGATGGCGGAACCTACCTGTGGGCCGTGAACCCGACATGCGAACGCGTCTCCGCTGACGTGCGGCTGAACGGCCGGTGGGCGGACCTGGGCCCGGCGGAGTCAATGTGGGGCGAGACGGCGTTCGGCGAGCCAGGCATCGTGAAGGTCAACGTCGGGGACCGGGACGCCTGCATTGCGCGGCTCGTTTGA